One window from the genome of Magnolia sinica isolate HGM2019 chromosome 4, MsV1, whole genome shotgun sequence encodes:
- the LOC131242602 gene encoding chitinase 2-like has product MAVSKDMKLLLFYVTGFSLLFGSFCNGKVMMEYIGATGVAVTFDQVPVEDAIDFHFILSFAIDVDPLCEPQNGKFSPYWITSLTPESVAAIKQSHPNVKALASLCGWSLGNKILSWYNPNDTGLWISNAFDSLRSLATTYHLDGIDIDYENFPKHNSSFAYCIGELITRLKNEAVITLATIAPYYKTVGPYIELYNGYADVIDYVNHQFYTDKVRRPEGYLEAFKLRATQFHADKLLPSYEVNGRGIQGEAFFEALKLLEKSGFEVNGVMIFSADASVSNGFHYERESQAFLLNSTSI; this is encoded by the exons ATGGCAGTTTCCAAGGACATGAAACTCTTGCTCTTCTATGTAACCGGATTCAGCCTCCTCTTTGGTTCATTCTGCA ACGGCAAGGTTATGATGGAGTACATTGGGGCCACTGGAGTTGCAGTGACGTTCGACCAGGTCCCGGTGGAAGACGCCATCGACTTCCATTTCATCCTCAGCTTTGCGATCGATGTAGACCCCTTATGTGAGCCTCAGAATGGCAAATTCTCACCTTACTGGATCACCAGCCTCACACCTGAATCCGTTGCGGCCATCAAACAGAGCCACCCCAATGTAAAGGCCCTCGCCAGCCTATGCGGCTGGAGCCTAGGCAACAAAATCCTCTCCTGGTACAACCCGAATGACACTGGCTtgtggatttcaaatgcattcgACTCGCTCAGATCACTGGCCACTACATACCACCTTGATGGCATTGACATAGACTACGAAAACTTCCCGAAACATAACTCCAGCTTTGCCTACTGCATTGGTGAGCTGATCACCAGGCTCAAGAACGAAGCTGTGATCACACTAGCAACAATTGCACCGTATTACAAGACGGTCGGGCCGTACATTGAGCTCTACAACGGATATGCGGACGTGATCGACTACGTGAATCACCAGTTCTATACAGATAAAGTTAGGAGGCCTGAGGGGTACTTGGAGGCATTTAAGCTAAGGGCTACTCAATTCCATGCAGACAAGCTATTGCCTAGCTATGAGGTGAATGGGAGAGGGATTCAAGGAGAAGCATTTTTTGAGGCCTTGAAGCTGTTGGAGAAGAGTGGTTTTGAGGTGAATGGTGTGATGATTTTCTCAGCCGATGCTTCTGTCTCTAATGGGTTTCATTATGAGAGGGAATCACAAGCTTTCTTGCTCAATTCTACTAGCATTTGA